The sequence below is a genomic window from Photobacterium atrarenae.
TTTCCCCCTCCTAACAACTTAACCCCAGCGGATCAACATACTGGATGGGGTTCGGGGCGTACTGGTACGGATTGATGCCGCCCAGCAGGCCGATGGGGTCCTGGTGGATGAAGCGCCCTGCATCCGGGCCGTAGTCGCGAAAACGGTTGTAGTTCAGCCCGGTTTCCGG
It includes:
- a CDS encoding RHS repeat-associated core domain-containing protein; this encodes MNGDANVIIDDIPNPHRFQGQYHDPETGLNYNRFRDYGPDAGRFIHQDPIGLLGGINPYQYAPNPIQYVDPLGLSC